Genomic segment of Sinorhizobium meliloti:
CCCTGAGCAGCCAATGGTCGAAGCTCATCAGCGCCACATGGCCCTCATAGCCTTCCAGCGTCTCGAGCACGGCCGCGCAAAAGCCTTCGTCGTCGCCCAGTCGCCCCTTGAGCTCGATGATCAGTGGGACACGGCCGGCAACGAGGCGCAGCATCTGCTTCAGGGTCGGCACCTTGTCGCCCGTGCCGCCGACGGACAGAAGCCCCAGCTCGGCGGACGTCTTCGCGCGCACGTCGCCCGCAATCCCGCAGAGCCGTTGAAGGTCGTGGTCGTGGAAAACGACGGGAACGCTGTCAGCCGCGAATTGAAGGTCGCACTCGATCGCGAAGCCGGCTTCGACCGCGCGAGAGAAGGCGGAGAGCGTGTTTTCCCAAACCTCCCGATTCATATCGTGGAAGCCGCGATGGGCGATCGGCTGGGCCTTGAGCCAGGAAAGATCCTTCATTGGAAGTCCCTGATCATGCGATTTCGATCACGGCGTCGATCTCGACAGCCGCGTTGAAGGGAAGGGAAGCCATGCCGACAGCGGCACGAGCGTGTTTGCCCGCTTCGCCGAGCGCATTGGCAAGCAGGTTCGAGGCGCCGTTGATCACCAGGTGCTGTTCGACGAAGTCCGGCGTGGAAGCGACGAAGCCGTTGATCTTGACGAGGCGGCGGATACGGCCGAGATCGCCGAGAGCCGCTTTGGCCTGGGCCAGGATGTTGATCGCGCAGAGTTCGGCGGCTCTTTGCGCGCCGGCGACATCGACATCCTTGCCGACATGGCCGGTTACGGCGACCTTGCCGTTTTCCATCGGCAACTGCCCGGAAATGTAGAGCATCGACCCCGAGACGACGTAAGGCACGTAGTTCGCGACGGGCGCAACTGCCTGCGGAAGGACGATGCCGAGTTCGGTGAGGCGGGTTTCGATCTCTGCGGACATGGAAGGCTCCGTTGTTGTCTTTTGTGCTAAAATCCGGCATGCAAAGCAGATCTTGACAGGCGTGGACCAGAACCGATCTGCCTTGTTTCTGCCGAATGCTTGTTTATCGC
This window contains:
- a CDS encoding glycerophosphodiester phosphodiesterase; translation: MKDLSWLKAQPIAHRGFHDMNREVWENTLSAFSRAVEAGFAIECDLQFAADSVPVVFHDHDLQRLCGIAGDVRAKTSAELGLLSVGGTGDKVPTLKQMLRLVAGRVPLIIELKGRLGDDEGFCAAVLETLEGYEGHVALMSFDHWLLRDLKELDAPYTLGLTAEGVNPETFFVHEEAMHLGLDFISYHYGHLPNAFTEKERALGRTLITWTVRDRQAQEHTFANADQMTFEGFDPRESMIS
- a CDS encoding RidA family protein, which encodes MSAEIETRLTELGIVLPQAVAPVANYVPYVVSGSMLYISGQLPMENGKVAVTGHVGKDVDVAGAQRAAELCAINILAQAKAALGDLGRIRRLVKINGFVASTPDFVEQHLVINGASNLLANALGEAGKHARAAVGMASLPFNAAVEIDAVIEIA